The DNA segment AAGAGTCGGATTATACAGTGCTTAATATAGATGCTGCCGTTATGGGATTGGGCAATAGCAGTTGTGGACCTGGCGTATTAAAGAAGTATTCTATAGACAAAAACAGCACACACACATTACACATATTTGTGTCATTATAGTTCAAGTGATAAGTTTGTGAAATATGTAAATACATCTATTCAGCGTATATAAATATGATTATACGTCTCAAAGTTAATTCGATATGTAAATATAGGTATTGAAATTTGTTTTGTAATTAAAAAAATATTATTTTTGTCGACGAATAATTAATTATCATAAAAACATTATCTTTAATAATTCTATATGAAAAGAATAGTATTATGTATCGCAGTGTTTATCTCTGCATTATGTGTGAATGCACAAAGTAAATTACAGGAAGCTGATTTTGTCGGCAATGTCAGAGTGTTGAACGCTGATAGTACAACCATAAATATTGATAAGCTAGCTACACAAGTCAAGTCAAAAGCTACCGGATCTAAAATGTGGTTGGGAGTAGGAAGTACAAAGTCATTTATCGAAGTTCCCGGAAAAGCGTCAAGCATTGTATTTGAGAAAGATACACCAATGAAGCTTGTTGTTAGAGGGTCTGATAATAACTTGGATCCTACATCAGTAGTATCAATATTCCAGTATATTATTAAAGGCGGAGACCGCCGTGCTGTATTTGGTAAGATTAATAACCTTTTTGGTAATACAGAGTCAGGCTTGAAAAAAATATCTTTTGAAGGCAAAAAGTTTGGTAAGAACTCTTATATAATTGAATTCACTGTTAGTGAACCCGGTGAGTATGGAGTAATGGTAAAAAATCCAACTCTTGAAAATGAGAGTTCCAATATTGTGGTATATTCATTCTCGGTTAGATAAATAATATATAAGAAAGAGAGCGGTTTCGCTCTCTTTCTTCTTTGTAGAACTTTATGATGCTGTAACTAATTTGCAGTACTTTTATTTCATAGTTTACACCATTTTATCCTTGAACAGCCACATAGGATCTTTCTCGAATTTCATCCAGTCTTCTATCAGTTGAGTCTTGCATTTGATGATCAGTTCGTGCGTCTCGTCTGTATTCGACTTGTCACGCTCCAACCGTTCAATATATTCGATAAGGTTCCAGCACATATTATATTGTCCCGTGGCTATGATGGCTTCAGGCACCCTATTACTTTTGTCATTATCTGTAAACCACAACGTAGTGCCCATATTTGCCGCCTTTTTACTGTTTTGCTGGATAACCTCCGACGGTTTCATCCATTCAGGCAGTTCACCGCTTTTATATTTTAACTGCCATTTCTCTCCCGGCCGGAGCTCGTAAATGGCGTTCATTATCAGTCTGTTATTCCATCTGCTATCATTATACATCATGTCGTACGACATCCTGCGGGTATTTTTCATAAACACCGTATTGGCAAGCATCAGAAGCGATGTACCCCTGTTTATCAATAGATTTACTATACTGTTAACAGTAAGTCTTCTTATTGATTTCTTACACTTCTTCAATGGCGATTCAGCTATCATGCCGTCAGCCTTGTGGCGTATTATATGTACCAGTATTGCAGCCGTCAGGGATATCAGAGACAATGTAGTAAGCACACCCGTCCAGAAATAATCAATCTTACCCACACTTGCGATATCAGCAGTTATTAATAATGCTGCAGCTATATAGAAACCATGCATCAGAGCATTGATGCTTATATTTTTCATACCACTAAACAAATTGGCTTTATAGGGCTTCATATAAGGACTCGATACATCTGATGCTATTACCAGGTCTATTACATTTCTGTATTTTGCGTCAGGATCGTTATATTCCAACTGCTTCTCTGCATGTTTTATATATTCCAGTCCCTGGTTGTCCACGATGCCACCGTCCATCAACCCTACGGGCTGCATGTCTTTCACGTATTCAGCATTTTTCTCATTTGCAGACAATTTAAAATCCGTTGGGAATACCAGCGGCTCAAATCCTCCGGGGAAGCATGATGATGTTGCCAATATCTCCGACAATCGTATCTGACGGGCTATATGCCTTGGTATATTGTTATTGTTGTTGCCTACAAATCCATACCTATATTCCTCTTTTGCATTTTCGATAGCTTTTGTAGCCTGATAACGGAATGGCAGTGCACAAGAAAAATCAGTGCCGTTGGCCGAAAAATGGTGTACATGGATTTTCTCGATATTGTCAAAGATAAGTCCTAGTGTCTTGCCATCAAAAAACATATCGTCGTACACATCAGTCATCTGCTTGATTAGTGAATGTACGTCTTTCTGGTTCCTGACAAAAGAGTCTAACGCTACCGTCGGAATGTCCACAGAATTCAGTTTCTGATAAAGAATTTTGAATGATTCGTCATCTTCAACGCCATTACATAAACCAGCCAGGTACCACAGTCCGGTTATCGTACCTCCTGATATGGTAGAAATGGTATTTACCATGTTGAGGAAACTACTGCCGTCAGCCATTTTCAGGTGACTTAGATATGACAGTGTACCTAGATGAAATGCAGCAGCTCTAAAACCGCCGCCCGAAAGACAAATTGCTACCTCTGGTGTTTTCATAAATATTCCTCCTTATAAATTTTGGTTTAGATTATGATGTAATATTATCTGTTCCGTAAAACATTAAATATTTCTCCATGTTAGCTTTTATGTATTCAAGATTGTGATGCCCTTGAAAGATATGATTTTCAACTTCAAATCCTTTTACTTTTAAATTCTTATATAGCACAGAGCAACCTTTGTAGAATTCCCCCTCATCGTTATCTCCTGCATCAAGATAAATCTTCGTATCAGAGTATTCCATATTTTTTGCGATGTAAATGGGGTCATATTTATTCCAGTTCTCAGGATTTTGGAAATATTGTTTATCTTCATCTTCAAGCTGTAATTCTAAGGCCGGCATGTGCCCACCAACTTTTGAGAATAAATCAGGATGACGTAATGCATTATGTAGAGCGGCATATCCACCAGCCGATACCCCTCCGATAAATCGTCCAAGTCTGTTTTTTACAGTCTTAAAATTCTTATCAATGTATGGAATGATATCCGTCATAAAATAATCCTCATACATACCAATGTTGATTGTTCTTCCATAAGGGTCTTTCACGTCTTTACAAATAGGGGATGAGTTTATGCCCCTGCTGTTCTCTATTCTGGGGCATACAATTATCATTGGTTTAATATCTTCATTCTCAATCAGGCGGTCTGCAACTTTATCCAATTCAATATTCTTAATGAAATTTTCATCTCCGCTTCTGCCATGCAAAAAATATAATACAGGCAAACTTTCTTCATCATCGTATCCTGAAGGCAGATAGATCACAACAGGCATAGGCTTGTTTAAACTTTTACTATATATTGCGAGTTCTTCAATTCTTGATTTCTTCATCTTTATTTTCTTTAATATATCATAGTTACTAAGTATAGTGTACTGGTATTCTGATATGTCGTGATTTTTAATTGATAATACAAAGGTAATAAAAAATAACAAAATAATAACGGCATCTGCTACTATTATTTGCAGATGCCGTTACAGACATTCCTCTTGGTTTTAATTAGCTGCTACCGCTGTACCAGTTATTAGTCCTGCCAGAGCGCTGAGTACAGTTATAATTACCTTTATCAGCTTACCCCAGTTGGTGGATGAAATCTTCGACATTGTGTCCTCCTTTCCTGCAACTGCCTATTCCAGGCAGTCCTTGTTAGGATTTCGCAGATGGAGAACCACCGGCCTTAGCTTTCGCAGTTTCTTTCTCACCGACGATGGCATTCTTAGGAGCTTCCTGCACTGTGGCGTTACTCAAGAACTTTTTGGTTCTTGTACCGGTTGCATCCTTCTTGGCTTCAGGGCTGAAGTTGACACGAAGACCTTTTACGTTCTTACCTACAGAGTAGGTGTCGATGGTCTGACTTCCTGTACCTTTTATTCCAATCTTGAAACTTCCGAAACCGTTGAGTTTCACTCTTGTTGAGTTCTGCAACTGGTCTGTCATCGTCTCTACCAGTTCTGTAAGAACGGCTAGAATATCGCTCTTTTTCACTGTACAGTTACGTTGCATTATTTCAGCAAGTCCCTCAGTGTCCATCACGTTAGTGACGATGGCACGGGCGAAGAACTGTCCGGCTGTACGGCTGGCCTTTCGGTTGTCTTTTGCTAATTTGTAAAGAATAGGCATATTACAATCCTTTCGTTAAATGGTTATACAATCACGGTGATTCTGCTAAGCGCTTAACTGAGATCACCATGGCTCAGGAGTTTCCTGAACGCTACTGCAATAAGATGTTTGTTTCTTGATTGCGAGTGCAAAGGTAATACATTTAGCAGTCGATTGCAATGATATTGCCCGTGGCAGTAATCCAAAATGCAAAGTGATACCATAACATATGTAAAACATACTTTGCTGTGCACATAAGCTGTGATAATTTTTATGTAAACATTCAATTATACGAACTCCTTCTGAATGAATTTTATGATCCGAGCATAGATTTCATTGATAGAATTAACAGAAAGGATATGATAAAAATCTTTCTATATGGTTAGAGATATGAAAAGAAAATTGAGATTTCTTTCTATATTATACTGAATTAGACGTGAAAAAATACATAAGCTAAAATATTTTTTATAACCAAGAAGGCTCAATTGGGCAACAACTTGTTGCCCAATTAGGCGAAGACGTATTTTTTTCCGTTCCGTGGGGGCATCATCTGTATATCATGTCTTCGTGCAAAGATATAAATAAAGCAGTTTTTTACCTGCAAAAGACTGTAGAGAACGGATGGAGTCGGGCCGTATTACTCAACTTCCTGGACACCGACCTTTACGAGCGTCAGGGTAAGGCGGTGAACAACTTCTCCCGTTTTTTGCCTGATACGCAGAGCGAACTGGCACAGCAGACATTAAAAGACTCTTATACATTCGATTTCATCACACTCACAGAGAACTATAAAGAGCGGGAACTTGAAGATGCGTTGACAGGCAACATCACCCGTTTCCTAATTGAGCTTGGGTGTAGACGTTTACTTTATCGATCCATACCCTTCATGCAAAAAGGAGCGATAGAAAATGCAAATGGATTGATACGACAATATATACCCAAGAAGTCTTCGTTTGCGCATTACGATGATAATGATATACAAAGAATCTTAGCCAAAATCAATAAAAGATGGAGAAATAAACCTGCTTTTGCTACGCCAAAGATTGCTTTTTAAAAATATTTCTGTAAATTTGCACTTTCCAGTTGAATTCGCGATATGAAAAATGGTAAAATTATATTATTTATTATAGTTGTAATTGCATTAATACTTTTGAAAAGATGTTTTAAAGATATTTTTTCATTAAGTGATTTAGTATCAATAATTACAGCCATTATTATGTATGTCACTGTATTAGTGATGAAAGAGGGTAATGAAACAAATTCAAGACTTAATCGTTTAGAACAAATCGAAAATACAATTATGAAACAAATTGAATTTCATAATAATTTACTCAAGAGAATATATGTTAATTATGAATCAGTAGGACGAGGCTTCGGCTTTTCTAATGCGCCAATTAATGCATACGGAGAAGAGGCTTTTGAAATTTTATATAATAGATTAAAACAAATTTATTCCACTATGCCAGGAAACAGTTATAAAAGCAGATTTGATATGAATGTTGAAGAAAACCGTATTAAAGATTCTTTTACACAATTATATAAAGAGTATGGGGTCTTATTTGGAAACTATTTTAAAAATTTATATTTGCTTGTAAAATATATTAATGGTATTGACGTAAAGGATTTTCCCAGAAGCTATTATATGGATTTAGTG comes from the Xylanibacter oryzae DSM 17970 genome and includes:
- a CDS encoding patatin-like phospholipase family protein — protein: MKTPEVAICLSGGGFRAAAFHLGTLSYLSHLKMADGSSFLNMVNTISTISGGTITGLWYLAGLCNGVEDDESFKILYQKLNSVDIPTVALDSFVRNQKDVHSLIKQMTDVYDDMFFDGKTLGLIFDNIEKIHVHHFSANGTDFSCALPFRYQATKAIENAKEEYRYGFVGNNNNNIPRHIARQIRLSEILATSSCFPGGFEPLVFPTDFKLSANEKNAEYVKDMQPVGLMDGGIVDNQGLEYIKHAEKQLEYNDPDAKYRNVIDLVIASDVSSPYMKPYKANLFSGMKNISINALMHGFYIAAALLITADIASVGKIDYFWTGVLTTLSLISLTAAILVHIIRHKADGMIAESPLKKCKKSIRRLTVNSIVNLLINRGTSLLMLANTVFMKNTRRMSYDMMYNDSRWNNRLIMNAIYELRPGEKWQLKYKSGELPEWMKPSEVIQQNSKKAANMGTTLWFTDNDKSNRVPEAIIATGQYNMCWNLIEYIERLERDKSNTDETHELIIKCKTQLIEDWMKFEKDPMWLFKDKMV
- a CDS encoding alpha/beta hydrolase, which encodes MKKSRIEELAIYSKSLNKPMPVVIYLPSGYDDEESLPVLYFLHGRSGDENFIKNIELDKVADRLIENEDIKPMIIVCPRIENSRGINSSPICKDVKDPYGRTINIGMYEDYFMTDIIPYIDKNFKTVKNRLGRFIGGVSAGGYAALHNALRHPDLFSKVGGHMPALELQLEDEDKQYFQNPENWNKYDPIYIAKNMEYSDTKIYLDAGDNDEGEFYKGCSVLYKNLKVKGFEVENHIFQGHHNLEYIKANMEKYLMFYGTDNITS
- a CDS encoding smalltalk protein, whose protein sequence is MSKISSTNWGKLIKVIITVLSALAGLITGTAVAAN
- a CDS encoding HU family DNA-binding protein is translated as MPILYKLAKDNRKASRTAGQFFARAIVTNVMDTEGLAEIMQRNCTVKKSDILAVLTELVETMTDQLQNSTRVKLNGFGSFKIGIKGTGSQTIDTYSVGKNVKGLRVNFSPEAKKDATGTRTKKFLSNATVQEAPKNAIVGEKETAKAKAGGSPSAKS
- a CDS encoding PDDEXK nuclease domain-containing protein, with amino-acid sequence MGQQLVAQLGEDVFFSVPWGHHLYIMSSCKDINKAVFYLQKTVENGWSRAVLLNFLDTDLYERQGKAVNNFSRFLPDTQSELAQQTLKDSYTFDFITLTENYKERELEDALTGNITRFLIELGCRRLLYRSIPFMQKGAIENANGLIRQYIPKKSSFAHYDDNDIQRILAKINKRWRNKPAFATPKIAF
- a CDS encoding putative phage abortive infection protein, with translation MKNGKIILFIIVVIALILLKRCFKDIFSLSDLVSIITAIIMYVTVLVMKEGNETNSRLNRLEQIENTIMKQIEFHNNLLKRIYVNYESVGRGFGFSNAPINAYGEEAFEILYNRLKQIYSTMPGNSYKSRFDMNVEENRIKDSFTQLYKEYGVLFGNYFKNLYLLVKYINGIDVKDFPRSYYMDLVKSQLSKYEILLLAYDCIWIQDQPKGQNFIDFAKECNLLSALETNELIKSVSPVKHTDIFKDHYGIIFREPVEFTNT